aaaaataagacatgttatttGGATACTTTTCTTCAACTTCGAGGTATTGTATTCCTTATTTGATACGAATAGTTGAAGTGAATTTTCCGAAGAGAGGATGGATTATGGGAGTGTGTGACTTGAACTATTGATTAGGCCAtgcagatatattattttatctgccACATTGTAATTCACAACCAAATGTGTCTCCACATCCAACCACCACGTAAGCCCCCTATGTAGCAGAGGATAGGCCGGTTCGTTTGGGAGAACCTTTTCTATGATCATAcctgaatcatgttatgcatgaacaggCTCCGTAAGATCCCGTAGAATAAAATAAGTGATGTGGCATGATTCAATGTTCTGtctattccacttccttatttgtAGTGTAGAAATGCATTCATTTCCTCTGCATCGATCCCGATCGATAATACTATcggagtgaaataagagatctaaggaagaacagaggctagactttattagtaacaagtaaataCTTTGTATGTAAGAAAATCGAGATGTtggggggataaacaccaatcaaaagacatgagacaatccaaaaagcacttgatcatgatcaaatttataagcctacTTGGATATTGAGCATTTACCTGTAAGAACTGAATTAGTTGCAATGAATAGTTGCAACTCCGGAAAATGGAATCTggtaaatcttttcttacatagagtcattatatatgatatgtggggatatgtatgaaaaatagattttatatggatctatttctgccattcctttcattcttgctcgagccggatgatgaaaaattatcatgtcCGGTTCCTTCGGGGgatggatccataagaattcacctatcccaataacaaagaAACCTGACTTGAACGATCCTGTATTAAGAGCTAAATTGGCTAAAGGGATggggcataattattatggagaacccgcatggcccaatgatcttttatatatttttccagtAGTAATTCTAGGTACTATTGCATGTAATGTAGGCTTGGCAGTTCTAGAACCGTCAATGATTGGTGAACCGGCGGATCCATTTGCAactcctttggaaatattacccgaATGGTACTTCTTTCCCGTATTTCAAATACTCCGCACAGTacccaataagttattaggtgtTCTTTTAATGGTTTCAGTACCAACGGGATTATTGACAGTACCTTTTTTGGAGAATGTTAATAAATTCCAAAATCCATTTCGTCGTCCAGTAGCTACAACAGTCTTTTTGATCGGTACCGCAGTAGCTCTTTGGTTAGGTATTGGAGCAACATTACCTATTGATAAATCGCTAACTTTAGGTcttttttaaattgattcaaccgtgaaataccatgattaatgtatctaagaatagtgacttcaaagtcactattcttagatacattaatttgattatgatcattCCACGAAAATACGGATTgtgccaaaaagattaaaaacaaattttcttctttttctttataaatttttctttctatttttattagaaaaagaagatgaaataattatcatggatttaaaataaaaattgattcttaggtaaatcaattgcgaaatgcttttgtagagtgtccgatatctcttttacatcttctatgcgaaaatattcaattctcataagatcttcttgactcttattcaaaaggtccaataatgtgtgtatattggaccttttgagacaattataggtcctggaaggtaattctgattggtcaataaaaatacatttcaatggaatttcttttttgtttttctttagattagttaatctatcttgaaaggtaaaaatgggtagagtaaacctgtttttattttctttgaaattaatgtcctcttcctccgcatgtagaaaaggaataaataaatcaattaaattacgAGAAGCTTCATAAAGTGCTTCCTTAGGAGTTAAACTTCCATTCGTCCATATTTCTAGAAAAAGTATCTCTTGTTTTTCATTCCCATTCCCATAAGAATGAATACTATGATTCGCATTTCGAACAGGCATAGATACAGCATCTATAGGATAACTTCCATTTTGAGAGTTAGTTGTTGGTTTCGTACGATATCCACGATCTCGCCTGATTTGTAATCCAATACACAAATCAATTGGTTCCGTCAGGTTAGCTATATGTTGTGTTGTGTCAACTATTTCCACGGAAGGTGGTGAGATGATATCTTGAGCGGTTACGTATTTAGGGCCCCTGGCGCAAATGGATGCGTCTCTAACTCCATATATATTACTTCTCAATacaatttctttcaaatttagtaaaatttcatGTACCGATTCTTCAATACCTATTATCGTAGAATATTCATGCGGCACTTTCTCAGAGTTTGCACGTGTGATACATGTTCCTTCTATTTCTCCAAGTAAAGCCCTTCGCATGGCAATACCTATAGTATCGGCTTGACCTTTCATAAGCGGGGACAGAACGAAACGACCATAATAAAGACGTTTACTGTCTACTCTCGATTCAACACACCTCCACTGTAGTGTTCGAGTGGATCCTGCTACTTCCTCTCGAACCAtactatactaatactattatttgatcagatcattgaattatttatttctcttgaaatccgtttttttcttatttctacacaCGTCTTTTTTTAGGGGGTCGACATCCATTATGTGGCATAGGTGTTACATCACGTACGAAACTTAATAGTATACCACTTCTACGAATGGCTCGTAATGCTGCATCTCTTCCGAGACCAGGACCTTTTATCATAACTTCTGCTCGTTGCATACCCTGATTAACTACTGTACGAATAGCATTTAATGCCGCCGCTTGAGCAGCATAGGGTGTCCCTCTTCTTGTCCCTTTGAATCCGGAAGTACCAGCGGAGGCCCAGGAAACCACCCGACCTCGTACATCTGTAACAGTTACAATGGTAttgttgaaacttgcttgaaCGTGAATAATTCCTTTTGGTATTCTACGTCCATTCTTACGTGAACCAATACGCCCATTCCTACGTGAACCGATTCTTGGTATAGCTTTTGTCATATTTTATCATCTTATAAATATAAGTCAGAAATATACGGAAAGAAAAGATACGGAAATATCcatttcatattaaaagaaatcctttatttttgtcttttctttaGAAAGTTCTTTTTTAGAAAGATTATCCCTGTCTCTGTTTATGTCTCGGATTGGAACAAATCACTATAATTCGTCCGCGCCTACGGATCAGTCGACATTTTTCACAAATTTTACGAACGGAAGcccttattttcatatttcttattccttaccttaatttttaatctattccttggaagaaaataagtctcttgaatttttttttttaacttcgaaTTGTATCGTCATGAAAGGAATGCTTTAAAAATCACCTAATCATTCGAATCTTTGTTGCGAAGTCTATAAATTATACGTCCCCTGGTTGAATCATAACAACTTACTTCAATTTTGACTCTATCCCCAGGTAGTATCCGTATAAAACTGCGCCGGATCCTTCCCGAAACATAACCTAGAATTACATCTTTATTATCTAGGCGGACCCGAAACATACCGTTGGGAAGTGATTCAGTAATTAAAccttcatgaataaatttttgtTCTTTCATTCCAGGTAACTTCCTTGAAGTATCAACTAATGGAGGAAGAGTTATATAACTCACTTTTCCTCTCTATTTCACAAATAGGAAGTTAGAGAGAAAATTAGGATACCAGAGGAGGAGGATCACCATATATATAACAAAAGTTCGCCTCCAATTTTTTCTCGTCGAGCTTCTCGATCTGTCATTATACCTCGGGAAGTAGAAAGAATTACAATTCCTATTCCACCTAAAATCTTAGGAATTTGTTGATAGTCGGAATAAATGCGTAAACCGGGTCGGCTGATACGCTTTAAAATAGTTCTGTGTATTCTTTTCCTAGTCTTTCTATGTCGCAGagttgaaaccaagaaatatttGTTACCTTCCTGATGTTTCCGAACGTTTTCAATAAAACCTTCTCGTAGAAGTATTTTCACAATATTTTCGGTGATATTAGTAGATGCTATTCGAACCGTTCCTTTTTTATTCATGTCAGCATTTCTTATAGAAGTTATTATATCGGCAATAGTGTCCTTACCCATGACGAACTATAATTATTGGTGCCTCCTAATTTTGATATAATCAacatgtttcctttttttctttgttttattttctttcttttttttttttttttattattataaaattatttattattaaaagtataTGCGTGAGACACAATCTACTAATCTACTAAATTTGATCTATTTTAGATGTTCTGATATATCATAGTCCCATCTAGTAGTATTTATAATACCTCGGGAGCCA
This region of Musa acuminata AAA Group cultivar baxijiao unplaced genomic scaffold, Cavendish_Baxijiao_AAA HiC_scaffold_826, whole genome shotgun sequence genomic DNA includes:
- the LOC135664315 gene encoding cytochrome b6-f complex subunit 4: MSGSFGGWIHKNSPIPITKKPDLNDPVLRAKLAKGMGHNYYGEPAWPNDLLYIFPVVILGTIACNVGLAVLEPSMIGEPADPFATPLEILPEWYFFPVFQILRTVPNKLLGVLLMVSVPTGLLTVPFLENVNKFQNPFRRPVATTVFLIGTAVALWLGIGATLPIDKSLTLGLF